The nucleotide sequence CTGTAGGCAGCCTTCACTATCTTTACATCACCCGAGGCTACAGCGTCACGCAGGATTGCGGAGCGTTCTAGCAGTTCATTGGCAAGGCCTTCCGCCGCCGTCAGGTCACCGCAAGAGTCCGAACCCATGATCACCACCAGATTGGTGCCCAGAGTGCCCACAGAATACTCAAGACTTTCCTGAACGTTTTTGTCCAGGATCAGCTCGCCGGTGCGGACCACATAGATTTCACCCAGTTTTTGGTCAAATACGATTTCTGGAGAAACACGAGAATCGCTGCAAGTGTAAACGGCCGAATGCGGGCGCTGCAAAGCGCTTACGCGACGGCGGTCGGCAGCCGAGGCGCCATCATTACGGAAAGTGCCGCGCACAAAACGGGTGTTGCCGTTCTTAAGCCAGCCAAATGCTTTTTCTGCAGGCACCGGTCCGGCTTCACGGGGAGCTTTGCCATGAGTGTCTTGAATATGTTGAGCAGCAGCGGCAACGGCTTCTTTTACTTCCGTAGCGTGAGCTTGTGCTTCAGCATCGCTGCCAACCTCAACCCGGGTCATTTCTTTTTCACCGCCCGTGCTGGTGGCTTGGGCAGGGGCTTCTTTAACGCCGCCTTTGCCGTCTTTCAGGGTCACTTTCGTTTCCTGATTCGGTTCGCGATGGCTGGTAAAAGATGCGCAGGCTGTAAGGTTCAGAGCAAGAAGCCCGATAATGAGATTGGTTTGCATTGACGTCCTCCGTGATGTCTTATTGTCAGGACCTCCATAAGGGATGGTCAAATTAAAAACAAAAAAAACTTCACGCCGAACCGACGTGAATCTAGAATGAAACCGTGATTTTTTAATAAGGACGTTTATGAATCTACCCATTCTTTCTTCCGCGGATGTTCAGGCCCAACTTTTAAAGCGACAATACCAGGCTCAAGGCAGCTATCTGGCGATGTACAGCAGCTGGTATGGCGGGGTGATTAAAGACCCGGGGTTGATGATGGTGCCAGTGGATGATCACCTTGTGCACCGCGGGGATGGCGTCTTTGAAGCCATCAAAGTCGTGGATGGTCAGGTGTTTTTGATGCAAGAGCATCTGGAACGGCTGCAGTCTTCCGCCCAGCAGATTGGTATCAGCCTGCCGCACAGTCTGGAAGATATGAAAAAGATCATTCTGGAAACCACACGCATTGCCGCAGCCCCTTATGCGGTTTTGCGCCTGTATATTTCCCGTGGTCCTGGGTATTTTACGACAAATCCTTACGATTCCATCAGCTCTCAAATGTATTTGATCGTGACGTCGTTCACGCCGTTCACTGATGAAAAATACCTGAAGGGCGTGAAGATCGGACGCAGCCAAGTCATTCCAAAGGACCCGTGGCTGGCTCGGATTAAAACCTGCAATTATCTTCCGAATGTGATGATGAAAAAAGAAAGCGTGGATCGCAAGATTGATTTCACCATCGGTATTGATCCACAAGGGTTTATCACCGAAGGCAGCACCGAAAACATCGTTCTGATCGACAAGGACAAGAATCTGCTTCGTCCAAAGCTTCGCCAGATTCTGAAGGGCACAACCATGATGCGCACCTTTGATCTGGCTGAAAGCCTGATGGCGTCAGGGGAATTAAAATCCATCCAGGAAAAAGATCTGACCGAACAGGATATCCTGAGCGCTTCAGAAGCCATGATGATCGGAACAACTCTGGATGTTCTGCCAGTGACCGAATACGAAGGTCAGCAGATCGGCGAGGGCAAGCAAGGACCGCTCGCATTTAAGCTTTTGCAGCTTTTGCGCGAGGATATGAAAAAGGGGCCGAAAACGACCCCTGTAAAGTTCTAAACTTCCAACTGAATCTTATCGAGCAGTTCTGGATCACTCAGGACTGCTTCGCCGCCCTTGGCGATCGCTGTCAGCGGATCTTCCGCGATGCGAACCTGCAGGCGAACTTCATTCTGAATGCGCAGATCAAAGTCGCGAATCAGAGCGCCACCACCAGCCAAAGTGATACCTCTTTCGATAATATCAGAAACCAGTTCTGGTGGAGTGTGTTCCAGCGCGCGGTGAATCGCATTGATGACTTCCTGAATACAACCGTTCATTGCCAGAC is from Bdellovibrio bacteriovorus str. Tiberius and encodes:
- a CDS encoding carbonic anhydrase, with amino-acid sequence MQTNLIIGLLALNLTACASFTSHREPNQETKVTLKDGKGGVKEAPAQATSTGGEKEMTRVEVGSDAEAQAHATEVKEAVAAAAQHIQDTHGKAPREAGPVPAEKAFGWLKNGNTRFVRGTFRNDGASAADRRRVSALQRPHSAVYTCSDSRVSPEIVFDQKLGEIYVVRTGELILDKNVQESLEYSVGTLGTNLVVIMGSDSCGDLTAAEGLANELLERSAILRDAVASGDVKIVKAAYSLEAGNVEFR
- a CDS encoding aminotransferase class IV, which encodes MNLPILSSADVQAQLLKRQYQAQGSYLAMYSSWYGGVIKDPGLMMVPVDDHLVHRGDGVFEAIKVVDGQVFLMQEHLERLQSSAQQIGISLPHSLEDMKKIILETTRIAAAPYAVLRLYISRGPGYFTTNPYDSISSQMYLIVTSFTPFTDEKYLKGVKIGRSQVIPKDPWLARIKTCNYLPNVMMKKESVDRKIDFTIGIDPQGFITEGSTENIVLIDKDKNLLRPKLRQILKGTTMMRTFDLAESLMASGELKSIQEKDLTEQDILSASEAMMIGTTLDVLPVTEYEGQQIGEGKQGPLAFKLLQLLREDMKKGPKTTPVKF